The nucleotide window GCCAATCTTCTGCTCTAACATCTCTTTGTTCCATATATCCCAATCCATTAACAGGTACATTACTATTGTTTAGGATGTAGGCATCTAAATCCCCATCTTTATCGTAATCAAAAAAAACTGTCTGTATGGTAAACCCTGAATCAGCTAAATTATATGTTTCTGCACTTTCTGTAAAGGTTAAATCTCCATTATTAATAAACAGATCGTTATCATGATTATTCCCTTCCATTTTGCCAGCGTTACTAACATAAATGTCTAGCAGGCCATCATTATTTATATCCACCATATTTACTCCGGTAGACCAAGGTTTTTGACCGCCTACCCCTGCTTTGTCTGTAATATCCTCAAATTGAAAGTCCCCCTTATTTAGATAAAGTTTATTGGAGGTCATGTTGGCTGTAAAGAAAATATCAGCCAACCCATCATTGTTAATGTCTCCTATAGCCACACCCCCTCCATTATAAAAATTACGGTATTTGAAAATATTAAAGTCTTTTTGATTTTCTACCCGATTCAAAAAATCAATTCCCGTTTCTGCCGAGGATAGTAGGGTAAATAGGGTAGGTTCAAAATTTATATCTTCAATGGATTTGGCTCTTTCCTTTTTGCATGAAAATATCACTAAAACCAATAAGCAAAAGACTAAACTGGTGAACGTTTTACTCATTTTTTTGGCAATGCAATGTTTAACAATAATGGTTTTTCATTATTCCTGCCCACAATCATTAATGGTTTGTTTTTTACGGTGATAAGATTCAACGAGCGGCCAGCACCTTGAATGAAAAAACCAGTATTAGAGACCGATTCAAAACCAGTCTTTTGGTTGTTTATTAATAGTTCGCCTTTAGAAGCGTCTAATCTACCCAATTGGGTGCTGATTTCATAATTATTGCCTGTTAAAAAAAGATCTAAGTAACCGTCCTTATTGAAATCGTAAGATAAAATGTCATTAATTGATGAAATTTGTGCTTGCAAGGGCAGCAATTCTTTTGAAAAATGCCCATCACCATCATTTTTAAAAATACAGCTACCCAATTCGTATACCTTTTTCTTTTTTGATTTTTTGATTTTGTCACTTCCTAATATACTTTCTATAGTTGCGTCGGCATAGTCTGAATAGGTGAGATATTCCTTATTGGTATAAGGTAAGCTTTTGGAGAGGTCTTCTTTTGATGCAAATAAGGTTTCCTCCCCATTAAAAAAGTAACTCACAAGTGGGTCTACTTTTCCATTATTGTCAAAATCATAAGAATATAGGGTGATAGGAAATTCAATTGAGGCTTTAAGGAGTGAATTTAACCCCCAATTACCTACGGCCAAATCCAAATCTCCATCAAGGTCAATATCCAAGACTTCAATACTATTCCACCAACCATTTGTATTTTCTAATCCATTTTTGGATGAAAGCATAAATGTTTTTCCATCAAATAAGAATACTGAAACGGGCATCCAATGACCAACAACAATTAAATCCACCAATCCATCATTATTTACATCAGCAAACAATTGGTCTTTTACATTTCCTATTGTAATTAATTCTGGTGCTATTTCTTTTGTGACATCCACCAATTTTTTCCCTTCTATATTTTGAAAAATGTATTGTCTTGGAGACTTGCCGTAAGTTAAATCTATTGCATCGCAGGATATAAAAATGTCTTGATATCCATCACTATTAAAATCACAGACTTTAATAGATGAGGCATTCATCGATTGGTTTTTAAACAAGCTCGAATCAAAAAGTAGATTTCCATTTTTATTCCAATATAATCTGGGCTGTAAAGGGATTCCATCAGAAAATTCATTTCCCCCACTTACAACTATTAAATCCTTGAAACCATCATTGTCTAAATCTGAAAAAACCGCATCTATGTCTTCATGGAGTCTAAATTCTGAAAATGCATTTTCATGAACATTTTTAAAGCCTTGTGCGGTTTGTTCAAGTAGGGCAGAGGGTTGACCTTTGGCTCCTGTAATGAAAATGTCTTCCAATCCATCATTATTATAATCCGAAACTGTAACATTCGGCCCTTCATTTGAATTTACCATTGGTATCAAAGGGTCGCGATTAAAATCGATCGTTGTTTTTTCACTATGAGAATAGGGTAACGTTATTTCAGATTTATTCAATAAAGGCTCATTATAAATAGACCTTGGTTTTTTAGCTCCTTGATTATTGTTATAACTCAGAGTTAGGTTTTGGTTAGCCGGAATATTTTTTAAAACCTGATAGTTTCCATCCGACCAAGTGACGAGTAAACTGTCGATTTCTGTATGATTACCAATCCCGAAATGTAAAGACGGGGCTACTGCAGAAAGATAACCTCGGCTAAGGTAGTTTTCCTTAATCCAATGTAGATTATTTGTGAATAATTCAACTTTACACCCAATTCCCAAAGTATTATTCCCAGAACCTTCAAAGTCAATAGTTATATAATTGTTTTTATTAAGTTGGTTAGAATTGTTTTTAAGGACAAAGGCCTCTTCATTAACATTATTTACAACCACATCTAAATCCCCATCGTTATCTAAATCAACATAAATACTACCATTGCTGTATGAATCTGGTAAAGAAGCCCAATGGTCTGTGCTATTTTCAAAAAGAGCATTTTTTAAATTTCTGTAGAAGTAGTTTTTAGTTTTTTTCTTTGGAAGTTTTTCTATCAATTTTAAGTCCTCTTCCGTCATGCCCTTATTTATCCTATTTTGAATGGCATCGTTAGAAATGAATTTTATAAAATCCATATCATTTGTTGCGCCGAAAATGCCATTAGTAATATGAATATCGTTCCAACCATCATTGTCAAAATCGGCAATAAGTGGGCTCCATGACCATTCCGTAGCGGCTATACCACTTTGAAATGCAATTTCACTGAAATTGCCATCACCTCTATTTAGATTTAAAGAGTTCTGCATATACTGTGGAGAATAACCGTTTTTTAAATAACCTTGGTAAATTTGATAGTTATACTCTTGAGCAGAAGTTTTGTAGGTGGTTAAATCTTCAGGAAGCATATCCATTGATATAATATCAATTTGTCCGTCATTATTTATATCACCTAAATCATTACCCATAGAAAAGTGGGTAGTGTGTCCTAAAGGATTATTGCTTGTATGGATAATCTCTTTAAAACTCCCATTCTTATTGTTTATATAGAGATAGTCATTTTCAAAAAAGTCGTTGCCGACATAGATATCAGGAAAATCGTCATTATTAATGTCACCAAATCCTAGTCCCAGCCCGTAGCCTATAATACTTTGATAAATGCCAGCCTCTTCACTTTTATCTATGAATTTGCCATTTATGTTCTCCATTAACCTATCGCCAAATTGAGAATCGCCCAATTTGCGTTTACTACCTTTACCGTAGGTTCTGTTAGGATGGACGGAGTGAGTTAATAAAAATAAATCAAGATCACCATCTCTATCGTAATCTAAAAAACCAGCTTGTGTAGATAGCGTAGATAAGTCAAGGCCATATTCTTTAGAGAGTTCATTGAAATGAGGTATTCCTTTTTCATCATTTCCTTGATTGACAAATAACAAATTATGGTCTTCCTTAAACTGTTTATAATTTCCCAGTTTGGATATGTAGATATCTAACAACCCATCATTATTTATATCCACTGTCGTTACCCCAGTTGTCCACCCAGAACTATTACTAATTCCTGCCAAATTGGTTATATCATCAAAGGAAAAAAATCCTTTGTTAAGATATAGTTTGTCTTCTGTTTGGTTTGCAGTAAAGTATAAATCTATTAGGCCATCATTGTTGAAATCACCAGCAGCTACACCGCCACCATTATAGAAATAGAGATAATTTAAAATGTTAAATTCCGCCTTGCTCTTAAGCGTATTTTTAAAATCTATTTTGGTTTCTGAGGAGGGGAGAAGGCTAAAAAGTTTTATGTCTGACTTTGATTGTTTTTCAGATTCACAGCCGAATATACTAATGGCAATGATAATATAGAAAGCTTTTTTGATCACGGAAGGAATAATTCCTAATTAGAGTAAATGGAAATATATGGAATAAAAACAGGCTATCCATTGGATAACCTGTTTTTATAATTTAAGCCTATTAATTAATATCCTGGATTTTGAACCAAATTAGGATTAGTGGTTAGAGCAGCTGTTGGTATCGGATACAAATTCTTTGTATCATCCCCATCCACTTCTTTGTAAGACCATGGATTTGTAAATTGACCAAAACGGATCAAATCGTTACGTCGCCAACCTTCAGCATAAAGTTCTCTTCCTCTCTCATCTAATAATTGTTGTTCTCCAACGCTTCCTAAAGGTGATGCACCTCTAATAGATCTTAATTCATTTACCAATGCGGTTGGATCACCTCCCATGCGCATCATAGCCTCTGCTTTCATCAAATGGGCATCTGAATATCTAAAAAGAATCCTATGGCCTGCATAGGCCCCATTTTCTGGATGATACTTTATGACCCTAATTCCCGTCCTTTCATCATTTCCTAAAAGTCCAGGTAATTCCTTCGTAAAGATTAAAGGGTTTCCTGGTCTATCTTTTAATTCGGCACCAGAAGCGTCATATTGTTGGCCAATTAAAAACCCGTAACCAATCCCATAGTGAGATCCGTCTTTAGGAACATAACCTCTTCTTTCTTCTTGGCCATCTCCTATATAGTTAGAATTTGCACTCCCTTCGAATTTATCATAAAATTCAGCAATGGTAGTCCAGCCATTCCATCCACCACCAGTATTATCTGGAGTAATTTGGTTATAGTGCAAACCATTCCATATTAAGTTTCCTGCACTAGAAGTAGTGAAATAAATGGTTTCAGAATCAACGGCATCTGTAAATAGGTCAAAGTATCCAGATTGCAAGTCAAAGCCAGCCGCGTGAATAGCATCAACTAAATTAACCACTTGTTGCATATCTGCATTGTCTGGGCTTCCAGATCCGTTATAGACATGCTTATTAAGTAAAATTTTAGCCAATAAAAATTGGGCTCCTTCTTTGGTTGCTTTATTGGATCCTCCCGCTGGAGCTGAAGGCAATAAATTAATGGCTTGATTTAAATCATCAATTATAAAATTCAAAGACTCAGTTCTGCTCATCACCATTGGAGTTGCATCAATTGCATC belongs to Aegicerativicinus sediminis and includes:
- a CDS encoding VCBS repeat-containing protein; its protein translation is MIKKAFYIIIAISIFGCESEKQSKSDIKLFSLLPSSETKIDFKNTLKSKAEFNILNYLYFYNGGGVAAGDFNNDGLIDLYFTANQTEDKLYLNKGFFSFDDITNLAGISNSSGWTTGVTTVDINNDGLLDIYISKLGNYKQFKEDHNLLFVNQGNDEKGIPHFNELSKEYGLDLSTLSTQAGFLDYDRDGDLDLFLLTHSVHPNRTYGKGSKRKLGDSQFGDRLMENINGKFIDKSEEAGIYQSIIGYGLGLGFGDINNDDFPDIYVGNDFFENDYLYINNKNGSFKEIIHTSNNPLGHTTHFSMGNDLGDINNDGQIDIISMDMLPEDLTTYKTSAQEYNYQIYQGYLKNGYSPQYMQNSLNLNRGDGNFSEIAFQSGIAATEWSWSPLIADFDNDGWNDIHITNGIFGATNDMDFIKFISNDAIQNRINKGMTEEDLKLIEKLPKKKTKNYFYRNLKNALFENSTDHWASLPDSYSNGSIYVDLDNDGDLDVVVNNVNEEAFVLKNNSNQLNKNNYITIDFEGSGNNTLGIGCKVELFTNNLHWIKENYLSRGYLSAVAPSLHFGIGNHTEIDSLLVTWSDGNYQVLKNIPANQNLTLSYNNNQGAKKPRSIYNEPLLNKSEITLPYSHSEKTTIDFNRDPLIPMVNSNEGPNVTVSDYNNDGLEDIFITGAKGQPSALLEQTAQGFKNVHENAFSEFRLHEDIDAVFSDLDNDGFKDLIVVSGGNEFSDGIPLQPRLYWNKNGNLLFDSSLFKNQSMNASSIKVCDFNSDGYQDIFISCDAIDLTYGKSPRQYIFQNIEGKKLVDVTKEIAPELITIGNVKDQLFADVNNDGLVDLIVVGHWMPVSVFLFDGKTFMLSSKNGLENTNGWWNSIEVLDIDLDGDLDLAVGNWGLNSLLKASIEFPITLYSYDFDNNGKVDPLVSYFFNGEETLFASKEDLSKSLPYTNKEYLTYSDYADATIESILGSDKIKKSKKKKVYELGSCIFKNDGDGHFSKELLPLQAQISSINDILSYDFNKDGYLDLFLTGNNYEISTQLGRLDASKGELLINNQKTGFESVSNTGFFIQGAGRSLNLITVKNKPLMIVGRNNEKPLLLNIALPKK
- a CDS encoding RagB/SusD family nutrient uptake outer membrane protein — its product is MKRIKFIKHVTFVLLTIFFASCSDLEIEETDSIFSEQSGDFSGVDAAGVLNTVYNDLRGQIENQADLYALLEVSTDEFLVATRGTDWGDNGVWRTLHSHTWNANHSYVNATWNNMNKNVFNTTAIIDSRSNPTSQQEGEARFLRAYSMYQIMDLFGQQPFRNVDDAIDATPMVMSRTESLNFIIDDLNQAINLLPSAPAGGSNKATKEGAQFLLAKILLNKHVYNGSGSPDNADMQQVVNLVDAIHAAGFDLQSGYFDLFTDAVDSETIYFTTSSAGNLIWNGLHYNQITPDNTGGGWNGWTTIAEFYDKFEGSANSNYIGDGQEERRGYVPKDGSHYGIGYGFLIGQQYDASGAELKDRPGNPLIFTKELPGLLGNDERTGIRVIKYHPENGAYAGHRILFRYSDAHLMKAEAMMRMGGDPTALVNELRSIRGASPLGSVGEQQLLDERGRELYAEGWRRNDLIRFGQFTNPWSYKEVDGDDTKNLYPIPTAALTTNPNLVQNPGY